A region from the Bactrocera dorsalis isolate Fly_Bdor chromosome 1, ASM2337382v1, whole genome shotgun sequence genome encodes:
- the LOC125775506 gene encoding uncharacterized protein LOC125775506 codes for MALHKRHPVGYFKCSRGNCRTKSLISRAAGTWFEGVKISFPHVFYIMYCFAHRFTREGIYRENYVSVGTKLSSATISDWYSYCREAVVIFQLDHQEFKGKIGGPGKVVQIDESKFGKRKYHKGRRVEGHWVLGMIEDGSEDLRLEVCSDNVRSAEVLIPLIRKHVHEGTTIRTDFWRAYECLPEYGYNHEKVNHSDPDNPFVAEDGTHTQRIESHWRVVKRFFYKDNYNNPANFADVIVEFL; via the exons ATGGCATTGCACAAACGCCACCCAGTAGGGTATTTTAAGTGCTCTAGGGGCAATTGTAGGACGAAATCCCTTATTTCAAGGGCAGCGGGCACGTGGTTTGAAGGCGTCAAAATAAGCTTTCCCCACGTGTTTTACATAATGTATTGCTTTGCCCACCGCTTTACTCGGGAAGGTATTTATAGGGAAAATTATGTGAGCGTTGGAACAAAACTGTCATCTGCCACTATCTCCGACTGGTATAGCTACTGCAGAGAAGCGGTAGTTATATTTCAGTTAGACCATCAAGAATTCAAAGGGAAGATTGGTGGTCCAGGTAAGGTAGTGCAGATTGACGAAAGTAAATTCGGGAAACGCAAATACCACaaag GAAGACGCGTAGAAGGGCATTGGGTGCTGGGAATGATAGAGGATGGCAGTGAGGACCTCAGACTGGAGGTATGCTCTGACAATGTACGTTCCGCTGAGGTCCTCATCCCTCTTATTCGTAAACATGTTCACGAAGGAACAACCATAAGGACCGATTTTTGGCGCGCATATGAATGCCTCCCGGAGTATGGTTACAACCATGAAAAGGTTAACCATAGTGACCCTGACAATCCATTCGTCGCCGAGGATGGCACACACACCCAAAGAATAGAGTCTCATTGGCGTGTAGTAAAAAGATTCTTTTACAAAGATAACTATAATAATCCGGCAAACTTTGCTGATGTTATAGTAGAATTTCTATAG